CGGCGTCGACCTGGTGGTGACGGATCATGCCGAGCAGGGTGGCGCCGTAGCGCTTCCAGTAGCCGAGCCGGGCCGCGTTCACCGCCTCGATGCTGGCCGGCGTGACGCCGTCGCCGAGCACGCGCGCGATATAGGTGTTCATGTTGGCGCTAATCGCCGGAAAGATCGCGTGGGACGCGTCGTGCAGGGTGTTGTCGAGGTCGAACAGCCAGACGGGGGAGGGCTTGGGCACAGTGCGATTCCTTGATAAAAAAAATGCCTCCGCGAGGGAGGCATTTTTTCTGAATCTGGCGGAGCGGACGGGGCTCGAACCCGCGACCCCCGGCGTGACAGGCCGGTATTCTAACCAACTGAACTACCGCTCCAGATGGTGCCCTTGACGTGGATTGAACACGTGGCCTCTCCCTTACCAAGGGAGTGCTCTACCACTGAGCTACAAGGGCATCGCTACTTCGTTTCGAAGCGACTTGAATCGCTGCAAAATTTCAGTGAGACCGGATCATAGTGCCAAAGGCCTGTTCGGTCAAGACTTCCAGCAATAAACTGTGTTCAATGCGCCCGTCGATGATGTGCACGGTATTGACGCCGGACTTGGCGGCGTCCAGCGCCGACGAGATTTTCGGCAGCATGCCGCCCGAAATCGTGCCGTCCGCGAACATCTCATCGATCTCGCGCGCCGACAGGTCGGTCACCAGATTGCCCTGTTTGTCCTGCACGCCGGCGATGTTGGTCATCATGATCAGCTTTTCGGCTTTCAGGATTTCCGCGATCTTGCCGGCGACGACGTCGGCATTGATGTTGTAGGCCTGGCCATCCTGGCCGAAGCCGATCGGCGAGATGATCGGGATGAAGGCGTCATCCTGCAGGGCTTTCACCACGGCCGGATTGATCGCCTCGATTTCGCCGACGAAGCCGATGTCGAGGAACTCGCCCGGCTTTTCCTTGTCCGGCATCGCCATGCGGCGCGCACGGATCAGGCCGCCGTCCTTGCCGGTCAGGCCGACCGCCTGGCCGCCGTAGTGGTTGATCAGCATGACGATGTCCTGCTGGACTTCGCCGCCCAGCACCCACTCGACCACTTCCATGGTCTCTTCGTCGGTGATGCGCATGCCTTGCACGAAGGTGCCCTGCTTGCCGATCTTTTTCAGGGCGTTGTCGATCTGCGGACCGCCGCCATGCACCACGACCGGGTTCATGCCGACCAGCTTCAGCAGGATGACGTCGCGCGCGAAGCCGTGCTTCAGGCGTTCGTCGGTCATCGCGTTGCCGCCGTATTTGATGACGATGGTTTTTCCGTGGAAATTACGGATATAGGGAAGTGCTTCGGCCAGGATCTGCGCCTTGATCTGCGGCGAGACCGCAGTCAGGTCGTTCTTCTGGTCGTCGCCCGTCATTGTGCTCAGCGTAGCGTTCATTAGGGGTCCAAAAAGAATTTGCGAGATTTTACAGGCAATGGCCCGTCGCAGTGCGCATTATAAAGGCAGCTTGTTGTATTTTCCGGCCCGCCCCGTTAAGGTGGGGCCATGAGCACTTGTATTCGTTGCGGCGCGGCGTTCGGCTGCGCCATGGTCGATGGCGGCACCGAGCCCTGCTGGTGCACCGCCTTGCCGCCGGTCGTGCCGGTACCATCCGGCGCGCGGGCGCCCGCAGCCGGCTGCTGGTGTCCCGCCTGTCTGCGCCAGCATATCGCGCAACAGGCCGGCGCGTCGCCGGACACGTCCGGAGCAGCGTGAAGCCTCAACGCCGGGTACGGAAGAAACGCATCATTTCGCGGCTGGCGTCCGGGCCCTTGGCGTCCGTATAGGTGCCGAGGACATTCCCCCCCGACCAGGCATGGCCGAAGCCGTGCACCAGCCAGTGTTCCGCGTGGATCGTGCCGTCCGGATGGCTGTGCACGGTGCGCGTGTAGGCATGGCCATCGGGCACCCGGCCCGGCTCGACCACCACCTGTTCTCCCGTGTGGCGGCGCCGGCGCCGGATCAGCTCCTCGCCATTCGCCGGGTGTACCGTGGTGTCCTGGTCGCCGTGGAACACGATGATCGGCAGTTCGCGCACCTTGTTGCCCTTGGGGCGGCGGAAATCGCCTTTCATGGCGGCCATCGCCGTCGGCAGGTCGTGCGCGGCCGCGAAAGGCAGGCCGGAATGCACGCCCACCGCCGCGTACAGCTCGGGATACAGCGTGCCCAGGATGGCCGACATCGCGCCGCCGGCCGACAGGCCCGCCACGTACACCTGTTCCGGATCGACCGCATAGCGCGCCATCAGGTCGCGCGTCAGCCCGGCGATGATCGACGGTTCGCCCTGGTCGCGCTGCTGGTCGACCGCATTGAACCAGTTCCAGCAGCGGTGCGCATTCGCCTGCTGCGACTGGGCCGGATACACGACCAGGCAATTCCACTCCTCGGCCAGCGCGTTCATGCCGGTGCCGAGCGCAAAGTCGTCGGGATTCTGGGTGCAGCCGTGCAGCATCACCAGCAGCGGCGAAGGCTGGCCGGTATAGCTGCCCGGGACGTACAGCTTGTAGTCGCGGGTGCCGGCGTCGTTGGTGAAGGAACCGTCGATGAAGCGCCCGGGCAGGCCGATCGCGGCCGCACCGCTCGACAGCGGCGGCGCATTGAAGGGATTCACGGACTGGCCGATACGGCTCAGGCCGGCCAGCATGTCGGAAGCGGAATCGATATTCACCGGCTTGGCGGCCGGCTTCAATTTCCGCGCCGGGTGCATGCTGGAGGCAGTCTTGATCGATTCCCGCATCACGGTGCGCGCCACGGAGGGGCCGCGGCGCATCAGGGAACGGGTGGCGGCGCGCATCTGCGCCAGCAGTTTATTGCTTAGGGTCATCGGCCCTCCTTGTGATTGGCCATGCCGCAGTCTTGGTCGGAAAGCTTGCGTCAACCTGACAGCGTGGTACAAGCGCAAACCGACCGGATACGGTAATCTGCGCAGCATGAGTCCAACATTTCAGCCGGGGATCCGGTTCGAGTGGCGTTACACGGTACCTGAACGGGCGACCGTGCCGCAGCTCTACCAAGATACCCCATTCTGCCTCGACATGCCGGAGGTGCTCGCTACCGGATACATGGTCGGGATGATGGAGCTTGCCTGTGTGCATGGCATGATGCCTTACATGGACTGGCCCCGCGAACAGAGCCTGGGCACCATGGTCAGCTTCCAGCACCTGGCGCCGACGCCGCCCGGCATGACCCTGCATGTGAAGGGGGAGGTCATCGAAGTCGAGGGCCGCCGCGTGCGTTTCAAGGTCGAAGCCTGGGACGATGTCGAACGCATCTGCGAAGGCATCCACGAACGCCATGTGATCGACCCGGCGCGCTTCCAGGCCAGACTGGCAAGCAAGATCGACAAAGCTGCATCGACATGACGAATCCGGAAGACCGCACCCCTGTCCCATCCCCCTGCATCAACGTGTGCCGCATGGTCCGCGAGACCGGCCTGTGCGAAGGCTGCCTGCGCACCATCGACGAGATCGTCGCGTGGGGCACTGCCTCCGACGCTGACAAGCGCGCCGTGTGGGCCGAGATCCGGCGCCGCGAAGCCCGGCTGTTCGAGTGATGCGGCTGCCGGCCTCGATGCGGGTGTTCGAGCGCGGCTGGCTGTCCGCCAACAACATCCTGTTCCTCGGCCGCGACCAGACCACCCTGGTCGACAGCGGCTACGTGACGCATGCCGGCCAGACGCTGGCGCTGGTCCGGCAGGCGCTCGGCACGCGGGCGCTGGACCGCGTCGCCAACACCCATCTGCACGCCGACCATTGCGGCGGCAACGCAGCCTTGCAGGAAGCCTTCGGCTGCCGGATCGCGATTCCCGCCTTCGAGGCCGATAAAGTCCGCGACTGGGACGAGGACGCGCTCAGTTATCGGGCCACCGGCCAGCAGTGCGCACGATTTACCTTCGACGAGACGCTGTCGCCGGGCGCGGTGCTGGCGATGGGCGACCTGCACTGGCAGGTCCTGAGCGCGCCGGGCCACGATCCGCACGCGCTGCTGTTCTGGTGCGCAGGCGAGGGCATCCTGATCGCCGGCGACGCCCTGTGGCAGAACGGTTTCGGGGTGGTCTTCCCGGAACTGGCCGGCGAACCGGGTTTCGCCGATGTGCGCGCCACGCTCGACCTGATCGCCTCGCTCGATGCGCGCCTGGTCATTCCCGGCCACGGCGCGCCGTTCACCGACGTCGAGGCGGCCCTGCAGCGGGCCCGGTCGAGGCTGGATTACCTGGCCGCCGACCCGGTGCGCAATGCCGAGAACGCCGTCAAGGTCCTGCTGAAATTCCTGCTGCTCGAGCGCCGCGCCATGCCGCTGGCCGACGTCGACGCCCTGTTCGGCACGGTGCCGCTGCTGGTGCTGGCGCGCCAGCGTTTCTTGAGGCGGCCGGCCGCCGAGCTGGCGCAGTGGGCGATGACGGCGCTGGTCAAGGCCGGCGCGGCGCGCATCGAAGGCGACCTGCTGGTGGATGCCTGAATTAGAGTCGAGAATCTAGCACGGTCGTGCTTTTTTGAATCTATAATCGGGCAGTGGTCCGATCAACCCTTCATTGCAAACTTCACCGGGAACATCCATGGCGCTGCCTACCGTCCTGCAAGACCTTTCCTTACCCGTCATCGCGTCGCCGATGTTCATCGCCAGCGGCCCGGCCCTGGTCGCCGCGCAGTGCAAGGCTGGCATCGTCGGTTCCTTCCCGGCGCTGAACGCGCGCCCGGCCGAGCAGCTCGACGTCTGGCTGACCGAACTGCAGCGTGAACTGG
This window of the Massilia sp. WG5 genome carries:
- the argB gene encoding acetylglutamate kinase — translated: MNATLSTMTGDDQKNDLTAVSPQIKAQILAEALPYIRNFHGKTIVIKYGGNAMTDERLKHGFARDVILLKLVGMNPVVVHGGGPQIDNALKKIGKQGTFVQGMRITDEETMEVVEWVLGGEVQQDIVMLINHYGGQAVGLTGKDGGLIRARRMAMPDKEKPGEFLDIGFVGEIEAINPAVVKALQDDAFIPIISPIGFGQDGQAYNINADVVAGKIAEILKAEKLIMMTNIAGVQDKQGNLVTDLSAREIDEMFADGTISGGMLPKISSALDAAKSGVNTVHIIDGRIEHSLLLEVLTEQAFGTMIRSH
- a CDS encoding cysteine-rich CWC family protein, with amino-acid sequence MSTCIRCGAAFGCAMVDGGTEPCWCTALPPVVPVPSGARAPAAGCWCPACLRQHIAQQAGASPDTSGAA
- a CDS encoding PHB depolymerase family esterase translates to MTLSNKLLAQMRAATRSLMRRGPSVARTVMRESIKTASSMHPARKLKPAAKPVNIDSASDMLAGLSRIGQSVNPFNAPPLSSGAAAIGLPGRFIDGSFTNDAGTRDYKLYVPGSYTGQPSPLLVMLHGCTQNPDDFALGTGMNALAEEWNCLVVYPAQSQQANAHRCWNWFNAVDQQRDQGEPSIIAGLTRDLMARYAVDPEQVYVAGLSAGGAMSAILGTLYPELYAAVGVHSGLPFAAAHDLPTAMAAMKGDFRRPKGNKVRELPIIVFHGDQDTTVHPANGEELIRRRRRHTGEQVVVEPGRVPDGHAYTRTVHSHPDGTIHAEHWLVHGFGHAWSGGNVLGTYTDAKGPDASREMMRFFRTRR
- a CDS encoding thioesterase family protein; translated protein: MPEVLATGYMVGMMELACVHGMMPYMDWPREQSLGTMVSFQHLAPTPPGMTLHVKGEVIEVEGRRVRFKVEAWDDVERICEGIHERHVIDPARFQARLASKIDKAAST
- a CDS encoding DUF1289 domain-containing protein, giving the protein MTNPEDRTPVPSPCINVCRMVRETGLCEGCLRTIDEIVAWGTASDADKRAVWAEIRRREARLFE
- a CDS encoding MBL fold metallo-hydrolase, coding for MRLPASMRVFERGWLSANNILFLGRDQTTLVDSGYVTHAGQTLALVRQALGTRALDRVANTHLHADHCGGNAALQEAFGCRIAIPAFEADKVRDWDEDALSYRATGQQCARFTFDETLSPGAVLAMGDLHWQVLSAPGHDPHALLFWCAGEGILIAGDALWQNGFGVVFPELAGEPGFADVRATLDLIASLDARLVIPGHGAPFTDVEAALQRARSRLDYLAADPVRNAENAVKVLLKFLLLERRAMPLADVDALFGTVPLLVLARQRFLRRPAAELAQWAMTALVKAGAARIEGDLLVDA